A window of the Acidimicrobiales bacterium genome harbors these coding sequences:
- a CDS encoding MerR family transcriptional regulator, translated as MGDGEYWSIGEVLSLLQDEFPEITISKIRFLESQGLIEPERTPSGYRRFYQSDFDLLQWILIQQRDHYLPLKVIRDRIKSGDTEQGLLDFSGANGDHPPASTRAEAEPSPGGEVAPKRPSPVAPDVVPLSSESAVATNANATSGAEPDAGATSPVEVSGDNGETDPTTESAAADAAPMAPSIADESDAGEPTVVVDEPVAPLALTRDELSESSGCSVKMLADLERYGLVKGRKAGPTVLYDNTALLIARIAAQFAAFGLEPRHLRTFLIGAEREMGLVHQVVEPMLHRRDAETRRKAHETLDDLTDLAGSLRSILMRQAAEELLPKH; from the coding sequence ATGGGCGACGGCGAGTACTGGTCGATCGGTGAGGTGCTGTCGCTCCTGCAGGACGAGTTTCCGGAGATCACCATCTCGAAGATCCGGTTCCTCGAGAGTCAGGGTCTGATCGAACCGGAGCGCACCCCGTCTGGCTACCGCCGCTTCTACCAGAGCGACTTCGACCTGCTCCAGTGGATCCTGATCCAACAGCGCGATCACTACCTGCCGCTCAAGGTGATCCGCGACCGCATCAAGTCGGGCGACACCGAACAGGGATTGCTCGACTTCAGCGGTGCCAACGGCGACCACCCGCCGGCATCCACGCGGGCAGAGGCCGAGCCTTCGCCAGGCGGCGAGGTGGCTCCGAAGCGGCCGAGTCCGGTGGCGCCCGACGTCGTCCCGCTCTCGTCGGAGTCGGCGGTCGCCACCAACGCCAACGCCACCTCCGGCGCCGAGCCAGACGCAGGGGCGACATCACCGGTCGAGGTGTCCGGCGACAACGGCGAGACCGATCCGACCACCGAGTCGGCGGCAGCCGACGCGGCGCCAATGGCACCGTCGATCGCCGACGAATCTGATGCCGGCGAGCCCACGGTGGTGGTCGACGAGCCGGTGGCGCCGCTCGCGCTGACACGAGACGAGCTGTCGGAGTCGTCGGGGTGTTCGGTCAAGATGCTCGCCGATCTCGAGCGCTACGGGCTCGTGAAGGGGCGCAAGGCGGGTCCCACCGTGCTCTATGACAACACGGCGCTGCTCATCGCTCGCATCGCCGCCCAGTTCGCCGCCTTCGGACTCGAGCCTCGCCACCTTCGCACGTTCCTGATCGGCGCCGAGCGAGAGATGGGTTTGGTCCACCAGGTCGTGGAGCCGATGCTGCACCGGCGCGATGCCGAGACCCGTCGCAAGGCGCACGAGACCCTCGACGATCTCACCGATCTCGCCGGAAGCTTGCGTTCGATCCTGATGCGCCAGGCCGCCGAGGAACTCCTCCCGAAGCACTGA
- a CDS encoding FHA domain-containing protein, whose translation MAVDSVCTHCNYDNPIGANFCMSCGKQLSRPQFQEHTASLDATGPTAITPDSVADAQAQAERVQAMFVVRVGSKRGSRIALDADLITIGRHPDSDIFLDDITVSRRHAEVRRANGGFEVVDAGSLNGTYINKELIEQGPLSDGDELQVGKFKLVYLELGADD comes from the coding sequence GTGGCAGTGGACAGCGTCTGCACGCACTGCAACTACGACAATCCGATCGGCGCCAACTTCTGCATGTCGTGCGGCAAGCAGCTGTCGCGCCCCCAGTTCCAGGAACACACCGCAAGCCTCGACGCCACCGGCCCAACGGCGATCACCCCCGACTCGGTGGCCGATGCGCAGGCCCAGGCCGAACGAGTGCAGGCGATGTTCGTGGTGCGGGTCGGTAGCAAGCGAGGCAGCCGCATCGCGCTCGACGCCGATCTGATCACCATCGGTCGCCATCCCGACAGCGACATCTTCCTCGACGACATCACGGTGTCCCGGCGCCACGCCGAGGTCCGTCGAGCCAACGGCGGCTTCGAGGTCGTCGACGCCGGCAGCCTCAATGGCACCTACATCAACAAGGAACTGATCGAGCAGGGCCCGCTCAGCGACGGCGACGAACTCCAGGTCGGCAAGTTCAAGCTCGTGTATCTCGAACTCGGAGCCGATGATTGA
- the gcvH gene encoding glycine cleavage system protein GcvH, whose amino-acid sequence MNVPDDLRYSSDHEWVRAEADGRVRVGITDYAQDHLGEVVFVELPEVGAAHTAGSAVGEVESTKSVSEIYTPLNGTVVEVNTELVDAPERLNEDPYGDGWICVIELADDADLSALLDAEAYRSLTEG is encoded by the coding sequence ATGAACGTGCCTGATGATCTTCGGTATTCCTCCGACCACGAGTGGGTTCGTGCAGAAGCCGACGGCCGAGTTCGTGTCGGGATCACCGATTACGCCCAGGATCACCTCGGCGAGGTCGTCTTCGTCGAGCTTCCCGAGGTCGGAGCGGCGCACACTGCGGGGTCGGCGGTGGGCGAGGTCGAGTCGACCAAGTCGGTGTCGGAGATCTACACCCCGCTCAACGGCACGGTCGTCGAGGTCAACACCGAGTTGGTCGACGCTCCGGAGCGTCTCAACGAAGACCCCTACGGTGACGGCTGGATCTGCGTGATCGAGCTGGCCGACGACGCCGACCTGTCGGCCCTGCTCGATGCCGAGGCATATCGCTCACTCACCGAGGGCTGA
- a CDS encoding CDP-alcohol phosphatidyltransferase family protein yields MTTPGERPTSSALSFMGPLTVRDLATVPNLITFVRLLMIPVFVWLLFGRDDRGGAAWLLAALGSTDWVDGWFARRFAQVSEFGKLFDPLVDRLMFLVAIPCLLIDGSVPIVVAVLALAREGIVALAALVLAKAGVPRFDVTWEGKTGAFLLMFAFPLFLGSNSELSYADWLGPLAWLFAVPGLGYSYYSVLFQYLPMTRAGWLRAHSDTMR; encoded by the coding sequence ATGACCACACCAGGGGAGCGGCCCACCTCGTCAGCGTTGTCGTTCATGGGGCCTCTGACGGTGCGCGACCTGGCCACGGTGCCGAACCTGATCACGTTCGTGCGGTTGTTGATGATCCCGGTCTTCGTGTGGCTGTTGTTCGGGCGCGACGACCGCGGTGGCGCGGCCTGGTTGTTGGCTGCGCTGGGTTCGACCGATTGGGTCGATGGCTGGTTCGCCCGTCGCTTCGCCCAAGTCAGTGAGTTCGGCAAGCTGTTCGACCCGCTGGTCGACCGACTGATGTTCTTGGTGGCCATCCCATGCCTGCTGATCGACGGCTCGGTTCCGATCGTGGTCGCCGTCTTGGCGCTGGCTCGTGAAGGCATCGTCGCGCTGGCGGCGCTGGTCCTGGCGAAGGCGGGCGTTCCCCGATTCGATGTCACCTGGGAAGGCAAGACCGGCGCGTTCCTGCTGATGTTTGCCTTCCCACTGTTCCTCGGGTCCAACTCCGAACTCTCCTACGCCGATTGGTTGGGCCCCCTCGCCTGGCTCTTCGCCGTTCCGGGACTGGGCTACAGCTACTACTCGGTGCTGTTCCAGTACCTGCCCATGACCCGGGCAGGATGGCTTCGCGCTCACTCCGACACGATGCGCTAG
- a CDS encoding DUF2079 domain-containing protein, with translation MSELSFQRRFRRQLVRLQARLEAGTGDRWIPPVVALLLSAVLTSLSVARVRGVDAGIDLAGYAQALWLLGEGKLPQASLFGDGVHLLGVHWSFVVYPLALPAKLASTATVLVVAQSIALGLGVIPLWRLARRVANVRVGASVALVVAYAFYPAVHELALDDFHPEAFAVPGLIAMVYLGAVKNWVGYWACVMFVLACRADLGLAVALWGFVLLSEGKRRPGLWTIGVGTFWALGLLLVVQPVLSGSVVRQYGTYGDSLGEAIIQMVTHPIELLSDLTSQSNVTILVGLLAPVIFLPLLSLRHLAPALPLGALYLVTADGDAAFSERYGLLTAFVFIASTFALARLGTMGVDRVFVDIRLLLSLVAASILLFINDAPSSPYSEPWSWSEQTATDRSITEAVALLTSDDAVRTTPSAVAPLAERSWLHVLDTSQQPQILSAVYQVRAVLIVEDDLPPLPDDDRVIQRESFDAGMRTQGYDLIYSDVTNGVLLYYRP, from the coding sequence ATGAGCGAACTCTCCTTCCAACGCCGATTTCGGCGTCAGTTGGTGCGCCTCCAGGCTCGCCTCGAGGCCGGCACCGGCGACCGATGGATCCCGCCGGTCGTGGCGCTGCTGCTCTCGGCGGTGCTCACGAGTCTGTCGGTGGCGCGTGTGCGTGGCGTCGACGCCGGGATCGACCTGGCCGGCTACGCCCAGGCCCTCTGGTTGCTCGGCGAGGGCAAGCTGCCACAGGCCTCGCTGTTCGGCGACGGTGTGCACCTGTTGGGGGTGCACTGGTCGTTCGTCGTCTATCCGCTCGCGCTACCGGCCAAGCTGGCGTCGACGGCCACTGTGCTCGTGGTGGCCCAGTCGATCGCCCTCGGGCTCGGGGTGATCCCGCTGTGGCGACTGGCGCGCCGGGTGGCCAACGTGCGTGTCGGTGCCTCGGTCGCGCTGGTCGTGGCGTATGCGTTCTACCCCGCAGTCCACGAGCTGGCGCTCGACGACTTCCATCCCGAGGCCTTCGCCGTGCCGGGTCTCATCGCCATGGTCTACCTGGGAGCAGTGAAGAACTGGGTGGGCTACTGGGCGTGCGTTATGTTCGTGCTCGCCTGCCGCGCCGATCTCGGCCTGGCCGTTGCGCTCTGGGGATTCGTCCTGCTCAGCGAGGGCAAGCGCCGCCCTGGCCTCTGGACGATCGGTGTCGGTACGTTCTGGGCGCTCGGTCTGCTCCTGGTGGTGCAGCCGGTGCTGTCCGGTTCGGTGGTCCGCCAGTACGGCACCTACGGCGACTCCCTCGGTGAGGCGATCATCCAGATGGTCACGCACCCGATCGAACTGCTGAGCGATCTCACCTCGCAATCCAATGTGACGATCCTCGTCGGCCTGTTGGCACCGGTGATCTTCCTGCCGCTGCTGTCGTTGCGGCATCTCGCCCCGGCCCTGCCTCTCGGCGCCCTCTACCTCGTCACCGCCGACGGCGACGCCGCCTTCTCCGAGCGGTACGGCCTGTTGACGGCGTTCGTGTTCATCGCCTCGACGTTTGCGCTCGCTCGCCTCGGCACCATGGGGGTCGACCGGGTGTTCGTCGACATTCGCCTGCTGTTGTCGTTGGTCGCGGCATCGATCCTGTTGTTCATCAACGATGCACCCTCGTCGCCCTATAGCGAACCGTGGTCCTGGTCCGAGCAGACCGCAACCGACCGCTCGATCACCGAGGCGGTGGCGCTGCTCACGAGCGACGATGCCGTGCGGACCACGCCCTCGGCCGTCGCTCCCCTGGCCGAGAGGTCGTGGCTGCACGTGCTCGACACCTCCCAACAGCCGCAGATCCTCAGCGCCGTCTACCAGGTGCGGGCCGTGTTGATCGTCGAGGACGACCTTCCACCGCTGCCCGACGACGATCGGGTGATCCAGAGGGAGAGCTTCGATGCCGGCATGCGGACCCAGGGGTACGACCTGATCTACTCCGACGTGACCAACGGCGTCTTGCTGTACTACCGGCCATGA
- a CDS encoding SOS response-associated peptidase, giving the protein MCGRFVSASPPDEIARYFGAVPPETTLEENYNVAPTNEVYAVRADHGHRSVALLRWGLVPPWADDLKIGSRMINARSETVASKPAFRKAYAQRRCLIPADAFYEWQKVPGQKAKQPYLISRVDEEPLVFAGLWERWAPKDDNGQWLNDQRVESCTIMTTAANATMAAIHDRMPVMIPAVRWDDWLDPDTDLEALSDLLVPGPEGLLQLRAITTAVNNVRNNGPQLMDEAPPAGS; this is encoded by the coding sequence ATGTGTGGCCGCTTCGTGTCGGCGTCACCCCCCGATGAGATCGCTCGCTATTTCGGGGCCGTGCCGCCAGAAACCACGTTGGAGGAGAACTACAACGTGGCGCCCACCAACGAGGTGTACGCCGTCCGTGCCGACCACGGTCACCGATCGGTCGCGTTGCTCCGCTGGGGTTTGGTCCCGCCGTGGGCCGACGACCTCAAGATCGGGTCCAGGATGATCAACGCCCGGTCCGAGACCGTCGCCTCCAAGCCGGCGTTTCGTAAGGCCTACGCCCAGCGCCGCTGCCTGATCCCGGCCGACGCCTTCTACGAGTGGCAGAAGGTCCCGGGCCAGAAGGCAAAGCAGCCGTATCTGATCAGTCGGGTCGACGAGGAGCCGCTCGTGTTCGCCGGGCTCTGGGAACGGTGGGCGCCGAAGGACGACAACGGGCAGTGGCTGAACGACCAACGGGTCGAGAGCTGCACGATCATGACGACCGCCGCCAACGCCACGATGGCGGCGATCCACGACCGGATGCCGGTCATGATTCCTGCCGTGCGATGGGACGACTGGCTCGACCCCGACACCGACCTCGAAGCGTTGTCCGACCTCCTCGTGCCGGGCCCCGAGGGCCTGTTGCAGCTGCGGGCCATCACGACGGCGGTGAACAACGTGCGGAACAACGGGCCGCAGCTCATGGACGAAGCTCCGCCCGCGGGCTCATGA
- the mobB gene encoding molybdopterin-guanine dinucleotide biosynthesis protein B, protein MLRPPDPSDLPPMVSFVAPSGTGKTTLVEAVVASLISRGHRVGAVKHDAHRIELDTEGKDSWRLRQAGAETLLVGANQLAWMSDASTPPALDELVRLFFADHDLVIVEGYRSAGLPTIIVERPEVGDPTWRRPDEALVIATVHPSEVDRAVALVEQRARS, encoded by the coding sequence GTGCTGCGACCCCCCGATCCTTCCGATCTCCCTCCGATGGTGTCGTTCGTTGCACCGTCGGGCACCGGCAAGACCACACTGGTCGAAGCGGTGGTGGCCTCGCTCATCTCGCGGGGACACCGCGTCGGCGCGGTCAAGCACGATGCCCATCGGATTGAACTCGACACCGAGGGCAAGGACTCCTGGCGGCTGCGCCAGGCCGGCGCGGAAACCCTCCTCGTCGGAGCGAATCAGCTGGCGTGGATGAGCGATGCGTCGACGCCGCCGGCGCTCGATGAGCTGGTACGTCTCTTCTTCGCCGACCACGACCTCGTGATCGTCGAGGGCTATCGATCGGCGGGGCTGCCGACGATCATCGTCGAACGCCCCGAGGTCGGCGATCCGACCTGGCGACGGCCCGACGAAGCCCTCGTGATCGCCACGGTGCATCCGAGTGAGGTGGACCGAGCGGTGGCGCTGGTCGAGCAGCGTGCCCGCTCCTGA
- a CDS encoding RidA family protein: MNRRHISQGSTFERDIGYSRAVVDGRWVFVSGTTGFDYSSMTIADDIVSQVEQTLANIDAALVAAGACAADVVRVHYLLPDASDFEACWPALRSYFAEAKPAATMMVVGLADERMKIEIEVTALTPESASVSR; the protein is encoded by the coding sequence ATGAACCGACGCCACATCAGCCAGGGCAGTACCTTCGAACGCGACATCGGCTACTCACGCGCCGTTGTCGATGGTCGTTGGGTGTTCGTCAGTGGAACGACCGGGTTCGACTACTCGTCGATGACGATCGCCGACGACATCGTGAGCCAGGTCGAGCAGACGCTCGCGAACATCGACGCGGCGCTCGTCGCGGCCGGAGCGTGCGCGGCCGACGTCGTCCGGGTCCACTACCTGCTGCCCGACGCCTCCGACTTCGAGGCCTGCTGGCCGGCGCTGCGATCCTACTTCGCCGAGGCAAAGCCGGCGGCCACGATGATGGTCGTCGGCCTGGCCGACGAGCGGATGAAGATCGAGATCGAGGTGACGGCGCTCACGCCGGAATCAGCATCGGTATCGAGGTGA
- a CDS encoding dienelactone hydrolase family protein gives MTTLTAADGHTFDAYETGEGSKGIVVVQEIFGVNPHIRSVADRAAQAGYRAIAPAFFDRVERGVELGYDGDGMKAGVGYASQLDWANTMTDLTAAIEHLRSEGVTSVGVVGFCWGGTTSWLAASSAPVQAAVGYYGGGVIGMIDKAPQVPTMLHFGALDAHIPLDGVQRVAEAHPDVPVHIYDDADHGFHCDARASYHEASAKLAWQRTLDFFAENL, from the coding sequence ATGACCACCTTGACAGCAGCAGACGGCCACACCTTCGATGCCTACGAAACCGGCGAGGGAAGCAAGGGCATCGTCGTCGTCCAAGAGATCTTCGGCGTGAATCCTCACATTCGATCGGTCGCCGATCGTGCAGCACAGGCCGGGTACCGCGCCATCGCACCGGCGTTCTTCGACCGGGTCGAGCGAGGCGTCGAACTCGGCTACGACGGCGACGGCATGAAGGCCGGCGTGGGGTACGCCTCGCAGCTCGACTGGGCCAACACCATGACCGATCTCACTGCGGCCATCGAGCATCTGCGCTCCGAGGGTGTCACCAGCGTTGGCGTCGTCGGCTTCTGTTGGGGCGGCACGACCTCGTGGCTCGCGGCGTCGAGCGCTCCGGTGCAAGCGGCCGTCGGCTACTACGGGGGTGGTGTCATCGGCATGATCGACAAGGCCCCGCAGGTGCCGACGATGCTGCACTTCGGCGCGCTGGATGCCCACATCCCACTCGACGGCGTCCAGCGGGTGGCCGAGGCCCACCCCGACGTGCCCGTGCACATCTACGACGACGCCGACCACGGGTTCCACTGCGACGCCCGGGCGTCCTACCACGAAGCCTCGGCCAAGCTTGCGTGGCAGCGCACCCTCGACTTCTTCGCCGAAAACCTCTGA
- a CDS encoding MFS transporter, whose amino-acid sequence MSRIDHRSIAVLGLVTICSYGSWYYAFGVLLDPIRLDTGWNESSLAASFSAGTVAIGCFSLGGGRLLDRVGHRLVLCLAGLVGAAGLALASFAHHLPVFFLGATIGLGTFGSLAFYHVTMTTAVRLNPDQPTRAIAVLTMWGAFASATFLPLTAWLVDTTDWRTTVRILAVLAGTVLVLAGLGLPAVPDDETDATPLPLRDVIRATVGERGPRLFTAAVAFGGIAMSTLLVYQVPIMTTAGLSATTAATMAGLRGFAQIGGRVPLAPIVDRLGSDRSLMLAFAAIGAGGALVSVAGTFVVAIVFAAVAGFGIGAFSPLQGMKSEELFDRRQLGATMGFYGSVLLLVGSTGPVAAGVVAERTGERRWVSLIVITAAGLATIATWLAGRPARLPSRR is encoded by the coding sequence GTGAGCCGTATCGACCATCGCAGTATCGCCGTGCTCGGCCTCGTGACGATCTGTTCGTACGGCTCGTGGTACTACGCGTTCGGCGTCCTGCTCGACCCGATCCGGCTCGACACCGGATGGAACGAATCGTCGCTCGCCGCATCGTTTTCGGCCGGCACCGTGGCGATCGGGTGCTTCTCACTCGGCGGCGGACGCCTTCTCGACCGAGTGGGCCACCGTCTGGTGCTGTGCCTGGCCGGACTCGTGGGCGCGGCGGGGCTGGCGCTCGCGTCGTTCGCCCACCACCTGCCGGTGTTCTTCCTCGGCGCAACCATCGGACTCGGCACGTTCGGCTCGCTCGCGTTCTACCACGTCACCATGACCACGGCGGTGCGGCTCAACCCGGACCAACCGACCCGGGCAATCGCCGTGCTCACCATGTGGGGTGCGTTCGCCTCCGCCACCTTCCTGCCGTTGACGGCCTGGCTGGTCGACACGACCGACTGGCGCACCACCGTCCGGATCCTCGCCGTCCTGGCGGGTACCGTTCTCGTGCTCGCCGGCCTCGGCCTTCCCGCCGTGCCCGACGACGAGACCGACGCCACCCCCCTGCCGCTTCGCGACGTGATCCGAGCCACCGTCGGCGAGCGCGGTCCCCGCCTCTTCACTGCCGCCGTCGCCTTCGGCGGCATCGCCATGTCGACCCTGCTCGTCTACCAGGTGCCCATCATGACGACGGCGGGGCTGTCGGCAACGACCGCCGCCACGATGGCCGGACTCCGTGGCTTCGCCCAGATCGGCGGCCGGGTGCCGCTCGCACCGATCGTCGATCGGTTGGGCTCGGATCGTTCCCTCATGCTCGCCTTCGCCGCAATCGGCGCAGGCGGCGCGCTGGTGTCGGTCGCCGGCACGTTCGTGGTCGCCATCGTCTTCGCTGCCGTCGCCGGGTTCGGCATCGGTGCATTCAGTCCGCTCCAGGGCATGAAGTCCGAAGAGCTGTTCGATCGGCGTCAGCTCGGCGCCACGATGGGGTTCTACGGCTCGGTGCTCCTCCTGGTCGGGTCGACCGGTCCGGTTGCCGCCGGGGTCGTCGCCGAGCGCACCGGCGAACGGCGCTGGGTTTCGCTGATCGTCATCACTGCGGCGGGCCTGGCGACCATCGCAACGTGGCTGGCGGGCCGTCCCGCTCGGCTACCGTCTCGACGATGA
- a CDS encoding NUDIX hydrolase has product MTAADDPLDPVYETELHLPTFALATAVYAERADGAILLLQRAEGTAMAGTYFLPGGLVDPGEHPFEAAVRELREEAGFELAGPPTMVGCYPMWVYGRDMLQLSFCGPIVGDGEVAISHEHTNHRWVLPDEYAATFTPEAIARRSGGDERIARLLGHIGADAERYLQLRSRLR; this is encoded by the coding sequence ATGACGGCAGCCGACGATCCGCTCGACCCGGTCTACGAGACCGAGCTCCACCTCCCCACCTTCGCGCTGGCAACGGCGGTCTACGCCGAGCGGGCCGATGGCGCCATCCTCCTCCTCCAGCGGGCCGAAGGAACCGCCATGGCCGGCACGTATTTCCTGCCTGGCGGACTTGTCGACCCCGGTGAACATCCCTTCGAGGCGGCGGTGCGCGAACTCCGGGAGGAGGCCGGTTTCGAGCTGGCCGGACCGCCGACGATGGTCGGCTGCTACCCCATGTGGGTGTATGGGCGCGACATGCTCCAGCTCAGCTTCTGCGGTCCGATCGTCGGTGATGGCGAGGTCGCGATCAGCCACGAGCACACGAACCACCGATGGGTCCTGCCCGACGAGTACGCCGCCACCTTCACCCCCGAAGCCATCGCTCGACGATCCGGGGGCGACGAACGCATCGCTCGCCTCCTCGGCCACATCGGCGCCGACGCCGAGCGGTATCTCCAGCTCCGCTCGAGACTCCGCTGA
- a CDS encoding glutaredoxin domain-containing protein, translating to MTSPSPTTADDIIVYWRPGCGFCSSLRSQLDRADVPHRLVNIWDSPEAAATVRSFANGNETVPTVQIGDVGLVNPSLDEVLALASNQGVATTDRDA from the coding sequence ATGACCTCACCATCGCCGACGACGGCCGACGACATCATCGTGTACTGGCGGCCGGGCTGCGGGTTCTGCAGCTCGCTTCGCTCACAACTCGATCGTGCCGACGTGCCCCACCGGCTGGTCAACATCTGGGACAGCCCCGAAGCAGCAGCGACGGTCCGGTCGTTCGCCAACGGCAACGAAACTGTCCCGACCGTCCAGATCGGGGACGTCGGCCTGGTCAACCCCTCGCTCGACGAGGTCCTCGCTCTGGCCTCGAACCAAGGGGTCGCAACGACCGACCGCGACGCCTGA
- a CDS encoding STAS domain-containing protein produces the protein MDVSARTEDGVTVAVLQGEFDAHHSDGVLEELAKVEPGPGGLVLDMSGVSFLDSAGISALIRLREQNPEGTVSITNPSTPVKRVLGIVGLLEIFGLDPA, from the coding sequence ATGGACGTTTCCGCACGAACAGAAGACGGCGTCACGGTGGCGGTGCTCCAGGGTGAGTTCGATGCCCACCACAGCGACGGCGTGCTCGAAGAACTGGCCAAGGTCGAACCCGGCCCTGGCGGGCTCGTACTCGACATGAGCGGGGTGTCGTTCCTCGACTCGGCGGGTATCTCGGCCCTGATCCGGCTCCGAGAGCAGAACCCCGAGGGCACGGTGTCGATCACCAATCCCTCCACACCGGTCAAGCGAGTGCTCGGCATCGTCGGCCTGCTCGAGATCTTCGGCCTCGATCCGGCCTAG
- a CDS encoding SigB/SigF/SigG family RNA polymerase sigma factor translates to MATERDSAAGDGAAGGTARDSAVGESSATAARDAERERLFLELRETGSQDVRNRLVESYAPLVVYFAKRYSNRGVPDEDLRQTAQLACVKAVDRFDPTLGIKFSTFAGRTIEGELKRYFRDKTWAVRVPRSLQERSAEVRKTIDAMSADLGRPPSVQELAERTGYSDDEIIEALDVQTAYRASSIDLPAGTKDDGPGHALAARLGETDGGFHQAEVSMAVQSLIEKLPDREREIIELRFFGGLKQQEIADRMGISQMHVSRLLRRALDQMRVYLPAGD, encoded by the coding sequence TTGGCAACTGAGCGCGACAGCGCAGCTGGCGACGGCGCGGCTGGCGGTACGGCACGCGACAGCGCTGTTGGCGAGTCATCGGCGACGGCAGCTCGCGATGCGGAGCGTGAGCGGCTGTTCCTCGAGCTGCGAGAGACCGGCTCCCAGGACGTGCGGAATCGCCTCGTCGAGAGCTACGCCCCGCTCGTGGTCTACTTCGCCAAGCGGTACAGCAATCGCGGCGTGCCCGACGAAGATCTTCGCCAGACCGCCCAGCTGGCGTGTGTCAAGGCCGTCGATCGCTTCGATCCGACCCTGGGAATCAAGTTCTCGACGTTCGCTGGTCGCACGATCGAGGGGGAACTCAAACGGTACTTCCGTGACAAGACCTGGGCGGTGCGGGTGCCGCGCAGCTTGCAGGAACGTAGCGCGGAAGTCCGCAAGACCATCGATGCGATGTCGGCTGATCTCGGCCGTCCGCCGTCGGTCCAGGAGCTGGCCGAGCGGACCGGCTACTCCGACGACGAGATCATCGAGGCGCTCGACGTACAGACCGCCTATCGGGCCTCCAGCATCGATCTGCCGGCGGGGACGAAGGACGACGGTCCAGGGCACGCGCTCGCCGCTCGGCTGGGCGAGACCGACGGCGGTTTCCACCAGGCCGAGGTGTCGATGGCGGTCCAGTCGCTCATCGAGAAGTTGCCCGACCGCGAGCGCGAAATCATCGAGCTCCGGTTCTTCGGCGGCCTCAAACAGCAGGAGATCGCCGACCGCATGGGCATCAGCCAGATGCACGTCTCACGTCTGCTCCGCCGGGCGTTGGATCAGATGCGGGTCTACCTGCCGGCTGGTGACTGA